The Dendropsophus ebraccatus isolate aDenEbr1 chromosome 2, aDenEbr1.pat, whole genome shotgun sequence DNA segment atcgcggctgagcagctgatgacgcggccggcactcgggaagattggaggtgttcgggccggccgaagataacgtttggcacaagatggcggacgcgtgtcggcacgaatcaggtatgtataatgcactacacttccgggtacacgggtgggggtggtgggacacggggaagggggccattcacagacataacatacattacaaagttgtataactttgtaatgcgtgttattctgtgaataattttttaccgccgcactacccctttaaagctatagTATTACCTCTGCAAGTGGGGTAATTTTTAGGCAGGCCAGTGGAAGTGGATGCATCATAAGGCCATACTATATGGCACAATCTAGAGAAGGAAGCGAGAGCACTCACTTCCTCCTTCTTCCCCACTCACTGTTTTTACACGCACAGTGTAATAGCAGTGTACGgaaagctgcaggaggggctgcctgaatgattcttatggtgtgtttacacagagaaatttatctgaaagatttttgaagccaaagccaggaacagactataaacagggaataagtcataaagcaaagactgagatttctcctcttttcaaatccattcctggctttggctttataaatctgtcagataaatctctctgtgtaaatgcaccataagaatGTCCTACTTTGGAACTAACAGAAGGAGATCATGCAGTCTTTTTAAAAGCATTATTCATTCATGCAATATATATTTGGATTATTTATATTGGCAGTATTAAAGCATTATTCACATTAGGATGTAAATGTATGGTTTTGTATACCGCCTTGTATGTTGTTTATGGCAGTCCCAGTCCCGAGCATGTGTAAAGAATACACAATCTTTGTTCCTATAATTAGTACCCTTAGATAAGTTTTACCAGTGATGTGTATAACCTAATCTCTAtagaataaaatgaaataaaatacatAACACTAATGTATTTTCTGTAACATACTTATACATGGGACTACATTTATCTAGTATTTATCTAGCCACAAGACTTAGTCATATTTAATTTACTTCAAATAAATTTTGTGTGTTATACTGAAGTCTAAAGTATATTTACATGCGTATTGTCTGCGTTAATTAGATTGATGAGACCAATAATTTGATATacgttttttttaatgattttacaTACATCAAAGTTTCCCTTAAGTATATCTATAACATATTTACATGTTTTATACACAAGTAATCTTTATTAGACTAGTAAATTGACACAGTGCCTCAAAATTGAATGTTATGGTTGTCTTGATTCTAGTAaataatgtttaaacaaaatacaaACAGAAAACTAACTTCTATACATTGTATGGTACAAGTCGAGGGCTtggattataaatatatatatatatatatatatatatatatatatatatatatatatatagttataccgCCACAAAATACATAATCAGAAGAaagtttatatataatatatatatatatataatgttaaagAGATTGAGAATAAGTTACATAACAAAGGTAAGAAACCAAAAAATACTATTAAAGGTTTACTTTAAAAGCACATATTATAAATTGATCTATTACagctaataaaatataaaactatataatTTTATGTGTTAAATGTTTTGGACAAATGATGTATTTTTGCATCAGCTTTCCAAGTAAtactcaaagtaaaaaaaaaatgcagtttgtTTCAGGTTGCATAGCATAATTTCCATTAGAAAACTGAGCCCACCTCATTATAATATTGATCTTGTGAAATACTTCTAGTCCCATTCTGCTGTTTACGTTTGCTGTGCTGGTTACATTTTAGAATGTTCTTTAAATGTCTTCTGAATTTGATTCCAATAAATGCATACAAAATGGGATTGAGGCAACAATGAGAAAATGCTATTTTCTCAGTAATATATTTTGCATATTCAAGGTTTTTTGTCAGTCCACAACTCGTAAAAGATTGTTGATGTTGAAATGACTGTAATAATATTACAATATTGTAAGGTGCCCAGCTGACCAAATATAGTGCAACAATAACAAGAATTAGTTTAACTGGTTTATGATTAATTTGTGATCGAGAACTGTTCAATGTCCTGATAATTCTGAAATAACAGTATACAATGACACAAAAggcaataaaaaatgaaatattttgTTGATAGTGACTTATCAGCACTGGGTATATTTGGCTATATTCACATTTAGCCGATGTTGTGTGAACTTGGAAAATCATAACAGGAATACAAGCAAAAATACTAACTGCCCATGAAAGCACAGTTAAAAGCATTCCATTTAAGTGTCTTTTGGTTTTCAGAACTGATAATGGATCCACTACAGCCACATAACGATAATAAGTGAGGCATGTTAAAAAAATTATTCCACTGTAGAATCCCAGAGAAAAAAGTACATTGAACACTTTGCAAGCCACAGATCCAAAAACCCATCCTTGTCTGTGATACACAACAAAAAATGGTAGACAGGCAGTTAAAATAAGGTCTGAAATTGATAAATTAAATATGAAAACATTTGTAAGAGACACCATGTGTTCATGCATGACGAGGATCCATATTACAAGTAAATTTCCAATGATtccaaatataaaaaagaaagaatttaAAATGGTTGTGAACAAAGCAACAAATGCATATACATCCTGTTTGTTACAAGCTGTGACGTATTCTGTATCATACTCTGGCGAGGTTACTTCAGGAGTAGAAGTTTCTTCCATTATATTCTTTTTCTTGGTGacctagtaaaaaaaagaaaaacattttctacaATTTTCAGCATTATAATGGATATTTCAACATACTGAATCCAATCTTACCGTAGCAAAGATGTAGAAAGAAAGCTAAAAAATGGTAACTCAAGCATTCCAATATAGGTCAAACAACTTCCTCTTTTAAAACTTTGTTTACGTACTATTTGGTTTTtgttccatctttttttttttttaaatatgtgatTTACAGGTAATGACCAGAGACATGTATTATGGCTTTGCATGTGCACCCAAATGAATTTGTACAAATGATGCTTAGGACCCTGGAACATACATATACAAAGAGAGGTGCAAGCTATGTTGGTGCTGAAGGATGCAATTTCATACTGCACCAAGCACCCTCTCTTCCTGAAATGTATACAGTACCTgtaactataaaaaaaagaaaatattaaaaactgcatggttttgttagattaacgAGATTAACTAAGTTTCAAAGTAGCGACAAGGTGATTTTTGGGCTCTCGCTGTTATTATTGAACCTCTGAGCGTTCCCTCCATAACACAGTTATGttttattctctccatttctgcgGTGTGAGCAGAGCTGGTTTGTTTGCCAGTGGTACTCACTCAGGGACTTCCCTTACTTGTCTGGCTAATCACAGGACAACAGTCATTTCTGCTGTTTCATTACGTTGTGCTATTAACGTTCTCTAGactgactgtgggggggggggggttactgatgcactgggtttgcaagatGTTATGTgagcataaaagaaaaaaaacaacagcaatgAAGGTGGTAACCCAGGAAAACGGGGGAAAGAGGAAGATAACATTCAGGAGGCAGTACTGTGTACACATTTGTATGAACACTGATATGTATCGAAGAAACGTGCAGGgccgctgtcagaggtctgtgtgttcACATGACAGTAATAGGAAAGGgatgtgttcagcatggatcaatcaggaagtgagaatcacatagctgtgcaggaggacagtgacagagacttttctatacagcagtgtgaatggcagagtgtaagtgcaggcagattatagcagcagtgtgaatggctgagtgtaagtgcaggcacattatagcagaaatggagaggatggaaaacacaagagctcgcaggctgcagggagcatgaaggaatgagcagcgcagatgtgggcacataaatacagCACTCTCTGTGCAGGGAGAAAGGGGtttcagctatgaagagattgcctccacagtcctgtcccctgatggaagtccaagcctgaagtggatctgctatgatttggaaggtgagggataattcctgggtcaaagtacagtgctgtagaggaGGCTCTGCAGACCTTGCCCAtcacccactccccctcccacccagtacgggaagctcttacaccaaagcaatgctcttaaaccaagttacaattttgaaaaactgtgagctcttcttgcaaagcactcttaatccaagttattcttaaaccaaggtaccactgtaaataaataaaaagagggtttacaaatattttattattaaaaatgtcagtttttttttagtaatttattGATTCACAGATTTTATAATGATGTAATTTTTGGTGGTGAAATAATGAAGAGGAGGGATATTTGCAGTtgttgtgtttaaccccttaacgacgcatgacgggtataccattAAGGGTGATCAGATAGGACTCCCGTGTAAGGCCtgtctgcagcccgcggtccccggttgctatgtgcagcaagGGAGCGCGGGTATTAGCCGATGCGGCTGATCGCcatggccggctaattaactattcgaatgcagctgtcaaagctgacagctgctttTGAATAGTATctgtggcccctgtccctggtgttatATGGGGTATctacgccgccccccccccctgatgcGATCGCGGAGAGAGGATCACTTGTACTGAGCCTGCTGGGGCTTACGGTTGgagtgacgctgatcccgactcggcaatccatgtagctggtctgtagcagaccagtataatagagcaatgatctaatggatcattgctctattatatacacagcattgatctcaataggagatcagtgctgtgtatatagaagtcccccagggggcttctaattgctgtatgtgaaataaataaataaagtgtgtagggatcttcccgggggatggtgtgtttggacacagttcacagcagacttggctttgtaaagtaacagcttggcgtttatttgcagcataaacagtccagaaaacataaatacagcaacactgtgcttttaacaacaaaacaaaaaggtcttgcccgtctgggcgcttactaacaggcagGTTACCTATCTGATGCTTCAATAAGCggtatcgcagggtatgaattggccccagcggcggcagtattccttgctcccaggagaaccagtatgcaggctgttcacccctggctgagagcactcccctgcacactgagcacacattttgccttctcaggctgattgggatcagagctcacctgatcccaaaacccatactggatcgagggggagggaatggcagatcccactaccaaaacctacctgccattccatgtaaatccaggcccggtaaaaataaataataactcagcagcatagcactgctgagcaagagatccctcctggacttaccatctcacactatgcatgcagcctaggtgagatgtacaccccctcgaacacatctccagtgacatgtctacaagtGTTTTTATATAACCCCCTGCCctgataaaagtttaaatcaccccccttttcccattttataaataaaaaataataaattaataaaaaaaacacacgtgcgtaatcgcccgaactattaaattatcacattcctgatctcgcacggaaatcggcgtaagcgcaaaaactcgccaaagttcaaaatttagcatttttgttttttggccCAAAAAAGACATCTcaaacagccctatagaccaaccaataaaagagttataagcatgggaatacagcaattgcaagttacatattgttgtaatcgtactgacatgaggaacatagataacatgtaacTTTTACCatggggcgaatggcgtaaacaagaAACCCcttgaaataaaaggaattgcactttttttccaattttactgcacatataatttttttctggttttgcagcatattttatagaaaaattatgtctgtatttgcaaagtataattggtgtcgcaaaaaataagggctcatgtgggtctgaaggggaaaatatgcaggcgcagtggccttttaaacctgaggaagaaaaaacgaaagcacaaaaatgaaatctggttctgtccttaaagggttaaaactagagatgagcgaacctcgagcatgctggagtccatccgaacccgaactttcagcatttgattaacggtgactgctgaagttggataaagccctaaggctatgtggaaatcatggatatagtcattggctgtatccatgttttccagacaaccttagagctttatccaagttcatcagccaccactaatcaaatgccgaacgatcgggttcagatggactcgaacccgaacctggttcactcatctctagttaaaacatgtaatgttttattttgtATGTTATATCCCTGAGGAAAGGGTGGAAAGCCCTGATACGCGTCAGATCAGCAATTAATGTATATTTGTGCTTTATGGTGGTAGTCCGGTATTCATACCTTTACCATCAGAGGAAGGTTGGGCAAAAGTAGGAGAATTTGGCAGATCTGTGAACACTGCTCCTGTGGATGAAGGTCCTATTCCATGAAGCAATTTTTAGACGATTAGCAATAAACGATCTTTAACTACTGCTATGGTGAACAACCTGAattcgttcacccaattacaagtAACAatgatagttacttatgatcgttctatTGACCATCCTGTGGTCGCTAATGCATTTGTTTCAGAGCTATTACACTAACTGATCTGCAACAGATGGTTGTTCTAGTTGGTAAAGCAATAACTTCATAGGAATCACGTGGCTTGTTTCTCCTCCCTTGATCAGGGTCACCTTATTGACAGTATTTAAAGACCTTTTATTgccttattactttttttttgcaatgtatCCATTTTAGAATTAACGTGGCCTTTTCTTAGCATTTATTAGCATTTAATTGTACGTCTATTTTATATATGAACATTTTAGAACATTACATGTTCTCCTTTATTCGTACGCAATATATCTAATTTTGCTAATGTCTACCACAATGGCGCACGCGGCATCATGTGTTTCTTTTGATTTTGGGAGAAAAACGGAAATTGCCACTGTTGCGGCATGCAGGCAACAATGAGATTTTATGAGATAAATTTATATGTCTATGTCTTTTTTTGCGCTTAATGCCTTTAGCCAATAGAATTTGCCCTACCCACCAGGAGATGGAAGCAAACCTGACTTGAGTCGATTTGAGCATTGTACATTGAGGAACGGTACGGcatcaccactcaccaagtgtaagtatGAAGTCTTACTAGGTGTGTGTTCGCGGGCCAAGAACGGTTCTGCTCCCAAAAAGGTTTTTTATGTTCTTTCCTCTTGGCATTCCCAAATCTAATGTTGATTTTAATAACAATAACATAAATTAAAAGAGCCATTAAAAGGAGCTAAGTATTGCTAACGCTGCTTGCAGCAGTGCTAGCGGTATGTACGTAGTTGTACTGGGACTAGGGCTTGAGCAGtcttgcagttcccaacacagccactgATGGCAGCACTGCTTTCATTTaatgtaaaaatgcaaaaaagttAAACTatacacattttctttaataGGTAGCATAGCTAGTTTGCATAGGTAGTCTCCTGTTCTTAAGGGCACTTCCTGTTGAGCTAATAATTCCACAGTATAACCCACTTCTTCAAATACTTTTTAGAGTCTCTCAGTTTCTGTATGTATCCCTTTAATTTAGAGAAGTTGCACTTAATCCACATGTATTGACATTTTGGGGGATTTTATTAGGTCAGGTAGGCAAATAACAGTTAAAAGCTGTTAATGCAAATAATAGAAATAACCAGAAATTACATTAATGGCATTTTTAAATGTTAAGGGATAGTATTAAATTCCTGTGGCATGGCAAGGTGTAAATCAttgcacaaatctacacctgctcccgaGTGTTGTGCAATgcctgtgtagtgtcccagcacaggtgtgccactaagtcttttatgcacctgggcaaagtaactcattcAGGTTCCCACAGTGGGATTAAAGATAGgtgtattgtgtgtttttctctactaggtgtcactacaatgttttctgtatgtcttacagtgtgcacagctgaaggaagcactGGGTTAACTATGTTGTTACATGTTTATTTTCCTCCAATCACAGATGCAGGCTTggtttccctcacttttctacctatCCTCTTTCTTTTCTCTTTGCTACACACCGCCCCGCCAATCACAAGACACTTTAGTTGGCCCCTATAagagggaggttagttcctggtgggaaaaGTTCTCTAGTCAGTTCAGTgagagagacacagacagaggtaGTTACTGCTGCAGTGAAGCTAGGGCCTCGCTcaagccaggacccttgtcagggactgaAAGGCTTTTCTATTTTTTGTGTAAGTAACTACCGCTAGCAGTGccagacccctcaggaggaaaggacgtcctctgaggatcaccttgtccatgccaggcaTACTCTCTACAAGATACAGATctgctgtcaggatggtatctttgcagagcttGATGTGtccctcggctcatgctgtgtggccgagaaggcgctgattttcttgtatttgttctgtttctgtgttttgttttgcattagtGTGAACGCTGGTTTATTTTGTCTACTCACTTGATTTaatggacacacccgacttcatctgctgagttctgtctggccatgtcatggttaatctttgtTTTGATTCTTTCTGTGACTgccaggtcttcctgccagtggatgtgttttgttgtcaggtgtctgtgcttggagatcagggggatggtccaatcatggccgtttctaggggcgggcgggccgggcgaccgcaagGGGCACCGAGAGgttgggggcgctggtggcacccccaggaCCTGACTTAGCGGTGTGTACTCCCGGCCGTCAGCCCgcccgccccatcacctgctccgaCCCCTGTACCGCCCGCTGGACTGCAGCTCCGCCCCCCCCGGACAGCACTTGGCCGAGCCGAGCGCTCATCACCCAGCTGGctgctgccgccccctcctctgggTCCTGGTCTGacctccccatcacctgctcagacCACTGGACAGCCCGCCGGACCGCAGCTCCGCCCCCCGGACGGCACTTGACCGAGCCGAGCGCTAATTACCAGGCTGGCTGCTGCCGCCCCCTCACACATCGTCTCCCTCCAGCATATGACGTCATCTGActgtgctggagggagaagatgtgtgcaggggcggcggCGGCCTGCTTGCTCCCCGCAGGCCGGAGGAGAAGAACAGACAGGGTCCCGCTCTATCTAttgaggtgagtataatgttgttttttttgtgtgtgtgtgtgttttgggggggtggggtgcagagcacagggggagattatttatatgaggacagcatgggagggattttttactatggggggcagagcacaggggggggattattaatatgaggacagcatgggggggattattaatatgggaacagcattgggggggattattaatataaggacagcattgggggggattattaatatgaggacagcattgggggggataattaatatgaggacaacattgggggggattattaatatgaggacaacattgggggggattattaatatgaggacacattgggggattattaatatggggacagcattgggggggattattaatatgaggacagcattggggggattattaatatggggacagcattggggcggattattaatatgaggacagcacagggggattattactaattTGGATGCAGCACGacgaattattactatggggacagcacaggtggcattattactatatgggggcacagcaggggatgctacatacagggggcaacccacatacctacttactttactgcacatgacacaaaaaagtggaaattgtaaaagtgcggagcctaaaaatgtttgtctggcaggttcacaagagatcatcatggtggtctgggccagaaggggaggaaaagggaacaaagaagacgtcacctgtgagtcactatatgacttttttttgccccacgtagaaaagggttgaataacactgctgtatgccatgatacacacactgcttccccCTAGTAACACCCGCCCCCCCCTCCACATATCACTTTGGGGGGGGGTTTGCTttcagcaagattcgccctgtagttcaaattacctagaaactgccctgggtcCAATTATGTTTTAAACCAGAAccatggcctcctatataacaaccCCAGTCTGTgtactccttgctggttattgagcttgtctctgtctGCCTCTGACattttgcacctacacaccaggttacacttgggttatccaaacctgtggaagcagtgcctgtctgactaggggtgggtaccaacgccactccaggctacatAGACAAGGGCCCAAGAGACTCTACaaccacctagcagccacaacaccgccaaAGCCACCCCGGCCAAAAGCAACCTGACTGCTTCGCCACATCGGCACCaggtggatttactaagaggtgtgttcCACCCTCTGAAAACACAGAGGGTGggatttatttaagactggtgtactcctatgctagtcttgataaatgtcccccaaaatgtttAATAATCATTTCCAAATCCTTGCATGGAGTTTCAAAAAGGTAGATGGTGCACACAGGGAACACACCTTTGCTAGAAACACAAGGATCCAACAATGTTTAAGCAAGGAGAAACAGGCAGAGTGACTTTAAATGGGTGCAAGTGGAACAGGATTGGTGGAGGCAGAAATAGGAGGAGACATgctgcccctttaaatccttgGTAAGCAAAAGAAAGTAGCATAGGCTAAGAGAACCACAGATGGCAGAGAACCCAGGATCTACAAAAAGAGCAGCAAAGAAGCAACACCAACAGGAGCAGGAACCAGAATGACTCTGCCGGCGGTAAGTATCACTACAATAGTACACATTACGCCTAAGTAGAAGAATCAGTGACAAAGTAATAGGAGAAACGGAAACTAGAAAATAACCCAAGCAACTTTGTAACAAATCATTAGTTTTGAGTAAATGAATTACATGCTGTATATTTCTTTGTATAAGAAGTCTATACCTGTCCCTGACTGTGTGCTGTaatgtccctacctgcttgcccccctaggctaaaccctagggctgCAACTGGGCGaaagtccctagcctaactagggatacggggaggtagacagtacacacagacaggtaaatacaaaacaggtcaggcagtccgagacGGCAACAGGAGGTAACGTAAAAATCCAAATCGGCAAGCAATGGGTTAACAGAGTCCAGTCCAAGGTCGAGCACAGGAGGTATTGCAGTACAAAAGGATAAGGCAGAGGCAAAGTCTAAGTCCGAGTCCAAGTCCAAGTCACAAGTAACACAATCTAACGCTGGTGTATCTGGAGaacaaacatacactggcaactactgATGGAACTGGCCAGACTAAATGCTGCCAGAACTTCCGCCCCAgctcctgataggagcaaggagtctgacagcagtgatgcagACCAATAgtagccagggagccctccctgtGCTCTGAATGGAGGAAGACCCAGGagcaatgcaacacctgaaggcttaaccccacaagcaccagagaggaatcaggagaaacatgaagccgggtgtcggctccctggcagcacagatagaAGTGTGTAAATCAGGTCAGAGTAATGGGGCGCcggctggttcttccagccgaattcacacacagggaacgaATTCTAACAGTCTTAATATCACACGTTAATTATCATTGTACTTTTAAAGGTGAGATAAGTTTATTTAAGGGACATAAAGAGAAAAATATACCCTTaaataagtacagtggtaccttgatttaagagtaacttcaattagcattttgcaagaagagctcacatttttttcaaaattgtaacttggtttaagagctttgctttggttttagagcttcctgtactaggtggaagggggagtgacggaggggcatggtctgcatagcggggtctacagcactgtactctgacccaggaagtctccctcaccttccaaatcatagcagatccacttcaagctggggcttgcatcaggggatgggactgtggaggtaatctcatcatagctgtaacccctctttcccggacagagattgctgctatactgtgtccacatctgtcctgctcattccttcatgctctctgcagtctctgtcagcccttgtgtttcccatcctctccattcctg contains these protein-coding regions:
- the LOC138783512 gene encoding chemokine XC receptor 1-like, coding for MEETSTPEVTSPEYDTEYVTACNKQDVYAFVALFTTILNSFFFIFGIIGNLLVIWILVMHEHMVSLTNVFIFNLSISDLILTACLPFFVVYHRQGWVFGSVACKVFNVLFSLGFYSGIIFLTCLTYYRYVAVVDPLSVLKTKRHLNGMLLTVLSWAVSIFACIPVMIFQVHTTSAKCEYSQIYPVLISHYQQNISFFIAFCVIVYCYFRIIRTLNSSRSQINHKPVKLILVIVALYLVSWAPYNIVILLQSFQHQQSFTSCGLTKNLEYAKYITEKIAFSHCCLNPILYAFIGIKFRRHLKNILKCNQHSKRKQQNGTRSISQDQYYNEVGSVF